One genomic segment of Pirellulales bacterium includes these proteins:
- a CDS encoding HD-GYP domain-containing protein, which translates to MLAENQSVLTVPAKVESSVATSAAVPEMLASLRSALGGTWWIVDVVADRAAAAEGRTALQRQNADRLPSHWLALCGEVARRGKPEFIGDDGPLLGLAVPIADSADSRHVAVGLFLSIAAPASGATVDRATMDRTTVNRTAVNRAAVNCTAADGAAFDLRTLDLLEQQFGWQPANAARWLDQQIPWPAERLMAVAELVMSHRAAECNKASLTQETTRMSAHLTDLYEEISLWHRLTRHLRISENEEELGRMALEWLSATVPAESLALQLLCDTDGNGRQLCSAPVFLTRGIYPLEEQTFDRLIRSLGLAEEVQTVIINPNVAKTRLADFPGLQQLIIVPLAAGDNLIGWLAAVNHCDGEEFGSPEASLLASVGAILGIHAGNLALYRQQAEMLSGIVRALTSAIDAKDPYTCGHSDRVARISVALATEMGCDRKQLEILYLSGLLHDIGKIGIDDSVLRKPGKLSDVEYEHIKMHPEIGYRILHDLKQLGEVLPVVRHHHEAWDGRGYPFGLAGHEIPQLARIVAVADAFDAMSSDRPYRKGMEDDRLDAVLRDGAGKQWDASVVEAFFRVRDKIRQICGRDGDMDGVPEELARMH; encoded by the coding sequence ATGCTCGCTGAAAATCAAAGCGTTCTCACCGTGCCTGCGAAGGTGGAATCGAGCGTCGCAACCAGCGCTGCCGTGCCCGAGATGCTCGCGTCGCTTCGTAGCGCGCTCGGGGGCACCTGGTGGATCGTCGACGTCGTGGCCGATCGAGCGGCGGCAGCGGAGGGGCGCACCGCTTTGCAACGACAAAACGCCGATCGGCTCCCTTCACATTGGCTGGCGCTGTGCGGCGAAGTCGCACGCCGCGGGAAGCCCGAATTCATCGGCGATGACGGACCGCTCTTGGGTTTGGCGGTGCCGATTGCCGATAGTGCCGATTCGCGGCATGTTGCCGTGGGACTGTTTCTCTCGATCGCAGCACCCGCCAGCGGCGCCACGGTGGATCGCGCCACGATGGATCGCACTACTGTGAATCGCACGGCAGTGAATCGCGCGGCAGTGAATTGCACGGCAGCCGACGGCGCCGCATTCGATCTGCGGACCCTCGACTTGCTCGAGCAGCAATTCGGCTGGCAGCCGGCCAATGCAGCGCGTTGGCTCGATCAGCAAATTCCTTGGCCGGCCGAGCGGTTAATGGCGGTCGCTGAATTAGTGATGTCGCACCGCGCCGCCGAATGCAACAAGGCATCGCTGACGCAGGAAACGACTCGCATGTCGGCCCACTTGACCGACCTGTATGAGGAAATCAGCCTTTGGCATCGGCTCACGCGCCACTTGCGGATCTCGGAAAACGAAGAAGAACTCGGCCGCATGGCTCTGGAATGGCTCTCGGCCACGGTACCGGCCGAGTCGCTCGCCTTGCAATTGCTCTGCGACACGGATGGCAACGGCCGGCAGCTTTGTTCGGCCCCCGTGTTTCTGACCCGCGGAATCTATCCGCTGGAAGAACAGACCTTCGACCGATTGATCCGCTCGCTTGGCTTGGCCGAGGAAGTACAGACGGTCATCATCAATCCGAACGTTGCCAAAACGCGGCTGGCGGATTTTCCCGGCCTGCAGCAGTTGATCATCGTTCCGCTGGCGGCCGGCGACAACCTGATCGGCTGGCTCGCCGCGGTCAATCATTGCGATGGGGAAGAATTTGGTTCGCCCGAGGCCAGCTTGCTCGCCAGTGTCGGCGCGATCCTCGGCATCCACGCTGGCAACTTGGCGCTCTACCGCCAACAGGCCGAGATGCTTTCGGGCATCGTGCGTGCGCTCACCTCCGCAATCGACGCCAAGGATCCCTACACGTGCGGCCATAGCGATCGCGTCGCTCGCATTTCCGTGGCCCTGGCCACCGAAATGGGTTGCGATCGCAAACAGTTGGAAATCCTCTACCTGTCGGGCTTGCTCCACGACATCGGCAAAATCGGCATCGACGACAGCGTGCTTCGCAAGCCCGGCAAGTTGAGCGATGTGGAATACGAACATATCAAGATGCATCCCGAGATCGGCTACCGCATCCTGCACGATTTGAAACAGCTCGGCGAAGTGTTGCCCGTCGTGCGGCATCATCATGAAGCGTGGGATGGCCGCGGCTATCCGTTCGGTTTGGCCGGGCACGAGATTCCGCAGTTGGCGCGAATCGTAGCCGTGGCCGACGCTTTCGACGCGATGTCGAGCGATCGGCCGTATCGAAAGGGAATGGAAGACGATCGCCTCGACGCCGTCTTGCGCGACGGAGCCGGCAAGCAATGGGATGCCAGCGTCGTCGAGGCATTCTTCCGCGTGCGCGACAAGATCCGCCAAATCTGCGGCCGCGATGGCGACATGGATGGTGTGCCCGAAGAGCTAGCCCGAATGCACTAA
- a CDS encoding glycine cleavage T C-terminal barrel domain-containing protein, translated as MPYDALTAGAGFVDVSGRAQIEISGDDRAPFLHNLTTAAIRLLEPGQGCEAFVLDVRGHTLGHLLVFCTPQSLVIDSVAGENQRLAAHFERYHIREHVEIHDRTAGWGELLLAGRRAAEILGAIAQISSGDLPSKPLAHREARIAEQTVWLRSVELAGQGSMLISTARESIGPVAATLTAAGAVRCDAAALEAVRIEAGWPTFGIDITDKNLPQEVGRNDRAISFTKGCYLGQETVARIDALGHVNKTLCGVRFSGPEIPPAGYELRSGDTMVGAVTSAVFSPRLSAPLAMAYLRRGFNTPGTKLAALSGEAAVVPLPVI; from the coding sequence GTGCCCTACGACGCATTGACTGCCGGGGCTGGTTTTGTCGACGTCAGCGGTCGCGCGCAGATCGAGATTAGCGGCGACGATCGGGCGCCGTTTCTGCACAATCTCACGACGGCTGCGATTCGATTGCTCGAGCCAGGTCAAGGATGCGAAGCGTTTGTGCTCGATGTTCGCGGGCACACGCTCGGCCACCTGCTGGTGTTTTGCACCCCGCAATCGCTCGTGATCGATTCGGTCGCCGGAGAAAACCAGCGGCTCGCAGCGCATTTCGAGCGCTATCACATTCGCGAGCACGTGGAAATCCACGATCGAACGGCCGGGTGGGGCGAACTGCTTTTGGCGGGTCGGCGCGCGGCGGAAATCCTTGGGGCGATTGCGCAAATTTCGAGCGGCGATTTACCGAGCAAGCCGCTTGCCCATCGCGAGGCGCGCATCGCGGAGCAGACCGTTTGGCTTCGGAGCGTCGAATTGGCCGGCCAAGGAAGCATGTTAATCTCGACGGCGCGCGAGTCGATCGGGCCGGTTGCCGCTACGCTGACGGCAGCGGGGGCGGTGCGGTGCGATGCCGCTGCGCTGGAAGCCGTTCGCATCGAAGCCGGCTGGCCCACGTTCGGGATCGACATCACCGACAAGAACTTGCCGCAGGAAGTCGGGCGGAACGATCGAGCGATCAGCTTCACGAAGGGCTGCTACTTGGGGCAAGAAACGGTGGCGCGGATCGACGCGTTGGGACACGTCAATAAGACTTTGTGTGGCGTGCGGTTCTCGGGTCCGGAAATTCCGCCTGCCGGATACGAGCTTCGCTCGGGCGACACGATGGTCGGAGCAGTGACATCGGCCGTCTTTTCGCCCCGTTTGTCGGCCCCGCTGGCGATGGCCTATCTGCGCCGCGGCTTCAACACGCCCGGCACCAAGCTCGCCGCTTTGTCCGGCGAAGCGGCGGTGGTGCCGCTCCCTGTAATCTGA